From the genome of Borrelia parkeri, one region includes:
- a CDS encoding Vsp/OspC family lipoprotein, translating into MKRITLSALLMTLFLLMSCNNSGTSPKDGQAAKSDGTILDLATITKNITEAVAFAKSVTEIHTLVKSIDDLAKAIGKKIKDGDELDIEAAVNESLVAGAFQVILTVETKLKLLEGPSAKIPDACKKKVTEAKTKSREFLGKLRGATATLGKKGVADNDAKAAIDRIGTSNGDKGVAELIALNTAVDALLTAANDAVTAAINALTTPAKP; encoded by the coding sequence ATGAAAAGAATTACTTTAAGTGCGTTATTAATGACTTTATTTTTACTTATGTCTTGTAATAATTCAGGGACTTCTCCTAAAGATGGACAAGCGGCTAAGTCTGATGGAACAATCCTTGACTTAGCTACAATAACTAAAAACATAACAGAGGCTGTTGCTTTTGCTAAGAGTGTTACAGAAATTCATACTTTAGTTAAGTCTATTGATGACCTTGCTAAGGCTATTGGTAAGAAAATTAAAGATGGTGATGAACTTGATATTGAGGCTGCTGTGAATGAATCTTTAGTTGCAGGAGCATTTCAAGTAATATTGACTGTAGAAACTAAATTGAAATTATTGGAAGGACCATCAGCTAAAATCCCAGATGCATGTAAGAAAAAGGTTACTGAGGCTAAGACTAAAAGTAGAGAGTTTTTAGGCAAATTGAGAGGGGCCACAGCTACTCTTGGTAAAAAAGGCGTTGCTGATAATGATGCAAAAGCAGCTATAGATAGAATAGGTACATCTAATGGAGATAAAGGTGTTGCAGAACTTATTGCCTTGAACACAGCAGTTGATGCTTTGTTAACAGCTGCTAATGATGCAGTAACAGCTGCTATTAATGCTCTTACAACTCCTGCTAAACCTTAA
- the bdr gene encoding Bdr family repetitive protein — MQDSSLHSVVNTQIFNGHITEEIIYQEFVKMGMQDFVANDLSKRYYRNELTYKDIEYLETTFTLSLKKLKHYYKLKLNL, encoded by the coding sequence ATGCAAGATTCATCACTACATTCTGTTGTTAATACACAAATTTTTAATGGGCATATTACAGAGGAGATTATATATCAAGAATTTGTAAAAATGGGTATGCAAGATTTTGTTGCAAATGATCTCTCTAAAAGATATTATCGTAATGAACTGACTTATAAAGATATTGAGTATTTAGAGACTACTTTTACCTTAAGCTTGAAAAAGTTGAAACACTATTACAAGCTGAAATTAAATCTGTAG
- a CDS encoding variable large family protein, with protein MILELNNNLYFLFLLLSCGSGSTKTEDPQSRFLKSIISLSNDFLNVFTSFADMLGGVLGFNTNTKKSDVGVYFKTVQDTLQGTKDKLNKIVADMKSENNPNAEATDTAVKALITNTLDKIIDGAKTASEAIGTTGDELLGNISDKGAGDNTSHGAGAKSDSVENLIRGVKSIVDVVLKDKGNAEAGTDKKAEDGNTARTNGNAADGEATKLFVGAGNADNAKKSAADAAKAVGAVTGADILKAMVKDDGDTAKLAKNNVAAVNATGRPKDAVIAGAIALRAMAKGGKFANGNAANDISTAVKGIAISAVTKALNALTIAIRNTIDLGLKTVKDAIKFNTTDTTVTTDNQTSETKKN; from the coding sequence ATTATTTTAGAACTTAATAATAACTTATATTTCTTATTTTTACTTCTGAGTTGTGGTAGTGGCAGTACTAAGACTGAGGATCCTCAGAGTAGATTCTTAAAATCTATTATTAGTTTAAGTAATGACTTCTTAAATGTTTTTACTTCCTTTGCTGATATGCTTGGAGGGGTTTTAGGGTTTAATACTAATACTAAAAAGTCTGATGTTGGAGTTTACTTTAAAACTGTTCAGGATACTTTACAAGGCACTAAGGATAAGCTTAATAAAATTGTTGCTGACATGAAATCTGAAAATAATCCTAATGCAGAGGCTACTGATACCGCTGTAAAAGCTCTAATTACTAATACTCTTGATAAAATAATTGATGGTGCTAAAACCGCTAGTGAGGCTATTGGTACTACAGGTGATGAGTTACTTGGTAATATTTCTGATAAGGGTGCTGGTGATAATACTTCTCATGGTGCTGGTGCGAAGTCTGATAGTGTTGAAAATTTAATTAGGGGCGTCAAATCAATTGTAGACGTGGTACTTAAAGACAAAGGAAATGCTGAGGCTGGTACTGATAAAAAAGCTGAAGATGGTAATACCGCTAGGACTAATGGAAATGCTGCTGATGGTGAAGCAACTAAATTATTTGTTGGTGCTGGTAATGCTGATAATGCAAAGAAATCAGCTGCTGATGCTGCTAAAGCTGTTGGGGCTGTGACTGGGGCTGACATTTTAAAAGCTATGGTTAAAGATGATGGTGATACTGCTAAATTAGCTAAGAATAATGTTGCAGCTGTTAACGCTACTGGCAGACCTAAAGATGCGGTTATTGCAGGGGCTATAGCTTTAAGAGCTATGGCTAAGGGTGGTAAATTTGCTAACGGTAATGCTGCTAATGATATTTCAACTGCAGTTAAAGGAATCGCTATAAGTGCAGTAACTAAAGCATTAAATGCATTAACAATAGCAATAAGAAATACTATTGATTTGGGTCTTAAAACAGTTAAAGATGCTATTAAATTTAATACTACTGATACTACTGTAACTACTGATAATCAGACCTCTGAAACTAAGAAGAACTAA
- a CDS encoding variable large family protein, with product MMKRITFCALLMTLFLLLSCGSGSAKVEDPKTTFLSSIANLGKGFLDVFTSLSDMVSGAFGIKADTKKSDIGKYFTSIETTMNTVKKKLQEEVANNGNYSKIKTVVDTFITNTLDKIAAGAKEAAKGATGDAIGNATSAGHGATPASKDSVVSLVKGIKTIVEVVLKNNEGSAEATKTAEDDKKDIGNLFINDAGKADAKEENIAKASASIGSVTGADILQAIVKSKEDPKANNTDGIEKATDAAEIAIAPAVANKKEIKEASAKKDAIIAAGIALRAMAKDGKFAAKDEEKSANAVNGVAANAVGKTLSTLIIAIRNTVDSGLKTISEALASVTQEDKSLDSTTPAESTTSGQQ from the coding sequence ATAATGAAAAGAATTACTTTTTGTGCGTTATTGATGACTTTATTTTTACTTCTTAGTTGTGGTAGTGGTAGTGCTAAGGTGGAAGATCCTAAAACCACATTCTTATCTTCTATTGCTAATTTAGGTAAAGGGTTCTTAGATGTTTTTACTTCTCTTTCTGATATGGTTTCTGGGGCTTTTGGTATTAAAGCAGATACTAAAAAATCTGATATTGGTAAGTATTTCACTTCTATTGAAACTACTATGAACACAGTTAAAAAGAAATTACAAGAGGAAGTTGCTAATAATGGTAATTACTCAAAAATTAAGACAGTTGTTGATACGTTTATCACTAACACATTAGACAAAATTGCTGCAGGAGCTAAGGAAGCTGCTAAAGGAGCTACTGGTGATGCTATAGGAAATGCTACCTCAGCTGGACATGGAGCTACTCCTGCTAGCAAGGATTCAGTTGTTTCACTAGTTAAAGGGATTAAGACTATTGTTGAAGTGGTATTAAAAAATAATGAAGGGAGTGCAGAGGCTACTAAAACTGCAGAAGATGATAAAAAGGATATTGGTAATCTTTTTATTAATGATGCAGGTAAGGCTGATGCCAAAGAAGAAAATATTGCAAAGGCATCAGCAAGTATTGGTTCAGTGACTGGTGCTGACATATTACAAGCTATTGTTAAATCCAAAGAAGATCCTAAAGCTAATAATACTGATGGAATTGAAAAAGCTACAGATGCAGCAGAGATTGCGATTGCTCCCGCTGTTGCTAACAAGAAAGAAATTAAAGAGGCTTCAGCAAAGAAAGACGCGATTATTGCAGCGGGGATTGCTTTAAGAGCTATGGCTAAAGATGGTAAATTTGCTGCTAAGGATGAAGAGAAGTCTGCTAATGCGGTTAATGGTGTTGCTGCTAATGCTGTTGGTAAGACTTTAAGTACTCTTATTATTGCTATTAGAAATACTGTTGATAGTGGATTAAAGACAATTAGTGAAGCACTAGCATCCGTTACACAAGAAGATAAATCTCTAGATTCTACTACACCCGCAGAATCAACAACTAGTGGACAACAATAA
- a CDS encoding variable large family protein: MKRITLSALLMTLFLLMSCGSGSTKSEDPKTTFLNSIANLGKGFLDVFTSLSDMVAGAFGIKADTKKEDIGAYFTKIAETMTSLKKKLQDEVAKNGNYVKIKTAVDQFITNTLDKIAAGAKEASKGTTSDAVIGNAVKGEDAAPAEVASVNALVKGIKTIVDVVLKDNEGNPDATKTAETEQKSIGKLFGTNAADGTEAQAAAASASIGAITGADILKAIAKSEEAKGEPTIEQSKNAAEIAAAKKEDNKDLGASARKDAVIAAGIALRAMAKDGKLAAKTGEDKSAHAINGAVASAVGKTLSTLIIAIRNTVDSGLKTISAALATVTQEDKSADSTTPTDAATGGQ; encoded by the coding sequence ATGAAAAGAATTACTTTAAGTGCGTTATTGATGACTTTATTTTTACTTATGAGTTGTGGTAGTGGCAGTACTAAGTCTGAGGATCCTAAAACCACATTCTTAAACTCTATTGCTAATTTAGGTAAAGGGTTCTTAGATGTTTTTACTTCTCTTTCTGACATGGTTGCTGGCGCTTTTGGTATTAAGGCTGACACTAAAAAGGAAGATATTGGAGCTTATTTCACTAAAATTGCAGAGACTATGACATCTCTTAAAAAGAAATTACAAGATGAAGTTGCAAAAAATGGAAATTATGTAAAGATAAAGACAGCTGTTGATCAGTTTATCACTAACACATTAGATAAAATTGCTGCAGGAGCAAAGGAAGCATCAAAAGGGACTACTAGTGATGCTGTTATTGGAAATGCTGTTAAAGGAGAAGATGCTGCACCTGCAGAAGTTGCAAGCGTAAATGCCCTAGTTAAAGGAATTAAAACCATTGTTGACGTGGTTTTAAAAGATAATGAAGGAAATCCAGATGCTACTAAGACAGCAGAAACTGAGCAAAAATCAATTGGTAAGTTGTTTGGTACTAATGCCGCTGATGGAACAGAAGCACAAGCTGCAGCAGCAAGTGCTTCAATTGGAGCTATAACTGGTGCTGACATTCTAAAAGCTATTGCTAAGTCTGAAGAGGCTAAGGGTGAGCCTACTATTGAGCAATCAAAGAATGCTGCTGAAATTGCTGCTGCTAAGAAAGAAGACAATAAGGATCTTGGGGCTTCAGCAAGAAAGGATGCAGTAATAGCAGCAGGAATAGCACTGAGAGCAATGGCTAAAGATGGTAAACTTGCTGCTAAGACAGGTGAAGATAAATCTGCTCATGCAATAAATGGTGCTGTTGCTAGTGCTGTTGGTAAGACTTTAAGTACTCTAATAATAGCAATAAGAAATACTGTTGATAGTGGTTTAAAGACAATAAGTGCAGCTCTTGCTACAGTTACACAAGAAGATAAGTCTGCAGATTCTACTACACCTACAGATGCAGCAACTGGTGGACAGTAA